The following proteins are encoded in a genomic region of Labeo rohita strain BAU-BD-2019 chromosome 5, IGBB_LRoh.1.0, whole genome shotgun sequence:
- the alad gene encoding delta-aminolevulinic acid dehydratase translates to MTQPADSILHSGYFHPTLRYWQTCASDLRPNNLIYPVFITDSPDAVEPIASLPGQARYGVNKIEGLLRPLVDKGLKCVLIFGVPAKVAKDERGSGADTDDTPAVLAVKKLRSTFPDLMLACDVCLCPYTSHGHCGILREDGSLDNAASCLRLAEVALAYARAGCHIIAPSDMMDGRIAAIKQALIANDLGNKVSVLSYSAKFASCYYGPFRDAAQSKPAFGDRRCYQLPPGARGLALRACDRDVKEGADMLMVKPGLPYLDIVREVKNKHPTHPLAVYNVSGEFAMLWHGAEAGAFDLRTAVMESMTAFRRAGADIIITYYAPQLLTWLTE, encoded by the exons ATGACACAGCCAGCAGACTCTATTCTACACAGCGGTTACTTTCACCCTACTCTCCGATATTGGCAGACCTGTGCTTCAGACCTCAGACCGAATAACCTCATATATCCTGTCTTCATTAC TGACAGTCCTGACGCAGTGGAACCAATTGCAAGTCTACCTGGTCAAGCGAG ATATGGTGTTAATAAGATAGAGGGTTTACTTCGTCCCCTTGTGGATAAAGGCCTGAAGTGTGTGCTTATTTTTGGAGTTCCTGCAAAAGTTGCAAAG GATGAGAGGGGCTCTGGGGCAGACACGGATGACACTCCTGCAGTGCTGGCTGTGAAGAAACTGAGGAGCACATTCCCTGATCTTATGTTGGCATGTGATGTGTGCCTTTGCCCCTATACCTCTCATGGCCACTGTG GAATCCTGCGTGAAGATGGCAGCTTGGATAATGCTGCAAGCTGTTTGAGGTTGGCTGAAGTAGCTCTGGCTTATGCTCGAGCAG GATGCCATATTATCGCCCCTTCAGATATGATGGATGGACGAATTGCAGCCATTAAGCAAGCACTAATTGCCAATGATCTTGGCAACAAG gtGTCAGTGCTGAGCTACAGTGCTAAATTTGCCTCTTGCTACTATGGACCATTCAG agaTGCTGCACAGTCTAAACCTGCTTTTGGAGACAGAAGATGTTATCAGCTGCCCCCTGGTGCCAGAGGACTAGCACTGCGGGCCTGT GACCGGGATGTGAAAGAAGGTGCTGACATGCTGATGGTGAAGCCTGGATTACCATACCTTGATATTGTGAGAGAGGTCAAGAATAAG CACCCTACTCATCCACTGGCAGTGTACAATGTGTCAGGCGAGTTTGCCATGTTGTGGCATGGAGCTGAAGCTGGAGCTTTTGACCTGCGCACTGCAGTTATGGAGTCTATGACTGCCTTCCGTCGAGCAG GAGCTGACATCATTATCACCTACTATGCCCCACAATTGCTCACATGGTTAACAGAGTAA
- the tmem203 gene encoding transmembrane protein 203 — MLFSLRELVQWLGFATFELFLHLGALLVFSVLVALHMDVDKQTLEMSWWLVFSPLFAADGLSTYFTAIVSIRLYQEGEKRLAVLRLLWVLTVLSLKLVCEVLLCQKLAEQNKTQDLWFGLIISPLFILLQLLMIRACRVN; from the coding sequence ATGCTGTTCTCTCTGCGAGAGCTGGTGCAATGGCTGGGCTTTGCCACATTCGAGCTGTTCCTCCACTTGGGCGCGCTGCTGGTCTTCAGCGTGCTGGTGGCCCTACACATGGACGTGGACAAGCAGACTCTTGAGATGAGCTGGTGGCTCGTCTTCTCACCTTTGTTTGCTGCTGATGGCCTCAGCACTTACTTTACAGCCATCGTATCCATCCGCCTCTATCAAGAAGGAGAGAAGCGGCTGGCAGTGCTGCGCTTGCTGTGGGTGCTGACCGTGCTCAGCCTCAAGCTGGTGTGTGAGGTGCTGCTTTGCCAGAAATTGGCCGAACAGAACAAGACACAGGATTTGTGGTTTGGGCTTATAATTTCCCCACTTTTCATCCTTCTGCAGCTGCTCATGATTCGTGCTTGTCGTGTCAATTAA
- the tprn gene encoding taperin isoform X2, giving the protein MSGGDLRVLRQEPGQESPRMPAWKREILERRKAKGGGSGAGAESVASRLNGEVTGSKSKDDITSPHSSRNYTITAAKRATKSPDLSPVKTKEHWPSADPSRTEERTARDNGAQESLVLQESLGPLQENPFIKLEKERKKRQSQDNTSRPVQHILELYGSVPGIRTIRAENIIIIESDPEYFSEGCGLKHASKLQQNGTMSGYSSLNDLLDRRGSPVTEIRAKEVVIYDTALSKSEENLSTLGRPASAPLEGQGRVSRMLQKFDRNYGKLQPKSRSTENLLDLDSSPIRPSSRPKPDVVPKCPVSPQAGSPHSKVFQNVQSSMSNHHSSPSDSGSSTPVSGSPQLMSSTRRRFEGSGGRSVTVYPKEDTERPLSKPVRERDWDSTDGASKAKVPCSPESHRARADCTPSPTSPPLSPSFEIRPSPRPDLSLLPPGDLQARALANLRLQSRNSFTVIPKSRAAISSPGSTAPSSPVLSPPSPRPLVGVAASEPAVPTPSPASFMPSTPKLTEKVTIEAKTGSPQHTPPATPTSPTPTSPPSFGSPVKSVPSPKEPPVDKLPVTNIDDIVVEPTSHALSPAVQRRKGNTFTVVPKRRPEAQSGPAETPEVVSESLSTPQAPYANLGTLIKKRYPAAEEIEVIGGYLSLGRSCLSKTGSTGKKLKISFNESSLQSTFEYPSESSVWDSGEDEEEGEEKGEEDDGGIIAGRISIPRASYTSSPTHSNNTTDLSSYTPKHSVEFNAWQEHKLDESAHQGEDTSQSTEEVMCAASTWMM; this is encoded by the exons ATGTCGGGCGGGGATCTTCGCGTTCTACGCCAAGAGCCAGGGCAGGAGAGCCCGAGGATGCCGGCCTGGAAACGCGAGATCCTTGAGCGGAGAAAAGCGAAGGGCGGCGGGTCCGGAGCAGGTGCCGAGTCCGTCGCATCTCGACTTAACGGCGAAGTAACGGGCAGCAAAAGCAAGGACGATATTACCAGCCCACATTCTAGCAGGAACTATACCATTACCGCTGCCAAACGCGCGACCAAAAGCCCAGATCTATCACCGGTGAAAACAAAAGAGCACTGGCCATCCGCGGACCCGAGCCGCACGGAGGAGAGAACGGCAAGAGACAACGGAGCGCAGGAGAGCCTGGTATTGCAAGAGAGCTTGGGTCCGCTGCAGGAAAACCCTTTCATTAAACTGGAAAAAGAACGCAAGAAGCGTCAGAGCCAAGACAACACGTCGCGACCTGTACAGCACATCCTCGAGTTATACGGCAGCGTTCCCGGGATACGGACTATACGCGCTGAGAATATCATCATTATTGAATCCGACCCGGAGTACTTTTCGGAAGGATGTGGTTTGAAGCATGCGTCGAAACTGCAGCAGAACGGCACCATGAGCGGATATAGCTCCCTCAACGACCTGTTAGACCGGAGAGGTAGTCCGGTTACGGAGATACGCGCGAAGGAAGTGGTCATTTACGATACTGCGCTTAGTAAAAGCGAGGAGAACCTCAGCACGCTGGGACGACCGGCTTCTGCCCCGCTGGAGGGGCAAGGAAGGGTGAGTCGCATGCTACAAAAATTTGACAGGAATTATGGCAAGTTGCAGCCCAAGTCACGCAGCACAGAAAACCTCCTGGACTTGGATTCCAGTCCTATCAGGCCAAGCTCCAGACCCAAGCCAGATGTGGTGCCAAAATGCCCAGTGTCTCCGCAAGCCGGCTCTCCACACAGCAAGGTCTTCCAAAACGTCCAGTCTTCCATGAGCAATCATCACTCCTCTCCTAGTGACTCAGGGAGTAGTACACCTGTTTCTGGATCCCCTCAGTTAATGTCTTCCACACGCAGACGTTTCGAGGGGAGCGGGGGAAGAAGCGTCACTGTGTATCCCAAGGAGGACACTGAGAGGCCTCTGTCCAAGCCTGTTAGAGAACGGGACTGGGACAGCACAGATGGGGCCTCCAAAGCCAAGGTGCCATGCTCTCCGGAGAGCCACCGTGCCCGTGCCGACTGTACTCCTAGCCCCACATCACCCCCCTTATCACCCAGCTTTGAGATCCGCCCGTCCCCTCGCCCGGATCTTTCTCTCCTTCCACCCGGTGATCTACAGGCCCGTGCACTCGCCAACTTGCGACTTCAGTCTCGCAATTCCTTCACCGTCATTCCCAAGAGTCGTGCAGCCATTTCATCACCTGGCAGCACTGCCCCATCCAGCCCTGTCCTTTCCCCCCCATCCCCACGACCCCTGGTGGGTGTGGCAGCTTCAGAGCCCGCAGTGCCAACCCCCTCGCCTGCTTCTTTCATGCCTTCCACACCAAAGCTTACAGAAAAGGTGACCATAGAAGCCAAAACAGGGTCTCCGCAACATACCCCACCTGCCACACCCACCTCTCCAACCCCAACTTCTCCACCCTCATTTGGCTCACCCGTCAAATCAGTTCCATCTCCAAAGGAACCTCCGGTTGATAAGCTGCCTGTCACAAACATTGATGACATAGTCGTGGAACCCACGTCGCACGCCCTGAGCCCTGCGGTGCAGAGGCGCAAAGGAAATACGTTTACAGTCGTTCCAAAACGGAGGCCCGAGGCCCAGTCTGGCCCTGCTGAGACACCAGAAGTTGTTAGTGAATCTCTGAGCACACCACAGGCCCCTTATGCCAATCTGGGAACCCTGATTAAAAAGCGTTACCCTGCTGCAGAGGAGATAGAGGTCATTGGGGGCTACCTCTCCCTTGGGCGATCCTGCCTCTCGAAGACTGGCTCAACAGGAAAAAAG CTGAAAATATCCTTCAACGAGTCCAGCCTGCAGAGCACTTTCGAATACCCGTCCGAGAGCAGTGTGTGGGACAGCGGAGAGGATGAGGAGGAAGGAGAGGAAAAAGGAGAAGAAGATGATGGAGGGATCATTGCAGGGAGGATAAGCATTCCCCGCGCCAGCTACACCAGCTCTCCCACTCACTCCAACAACACCACGG ATCTTTCCAGTTACACACCCAAACACTCAGTGGAGTTTAACGCCTGGCAAGAACACAAGCTTGATGAGTCTGCTCACCAGGGGGAAGATACCTCACAGAGTACAGAAGAGGTCATG tgtgcagcatccacTTGGATGATGTGA
- the tprn gene encoding taperin isoform X1, giving the protein MSGGDLRVLRQEPGQESPRMPAWKREILERRKAKGGGSGAGAESVASRLNGEVTGSKSKDDITSPHSSRNYTITAAKRATKSPDLSPVKTKEHWPSADPSRTEERTARDNGAQESLVLQESLGPLQENPFIKLEKERKKRQSQDNTSRPVQHILELYGSVPGIRTIRAENIIIIESDPEYFSEGCGLKHASKLQQNGTMSGYSSLNDLLDRRGSPVTEIRAKEVVIYDTALSKSEENLSTLGRPASAPLEGQGRVSRMLQKFDRNYGKLQPKSRSTENLLDLDSSPIRPSSRPKPDVVPKCPVSPQAGSPHSKVFQNVQSSMSNHHSSPSDSGSSTPVSGSPQLMSSTRRRFEGSGGRSVTVYPKEDTERPLSKPVRERDWDSTDGASKAKVPCSPESHRARADCTPSPTSPPLSPSFEIRPSPRPDLSLLPPGDLQARALANLRLQSRNSFTVIPKSRAAISSPGSTAPSSPVLSPPSPRPLVGVAASEPAVPTPSPASFMPSTPKLTEKVTIEAKTGSPQHTPPATPTSPTPTSPPSFGSPVKSVPSPKEPPVDKLPVTNIDDIVVEPTSHALSPAVQRRKGNTFTVVPKRRPEAQSGPAETPEVVSESLSTPQAPYANLGTLIKKRYPAAEEIEVIGGYLSLGRSCLSKTGSTGKKLKISFNESSLQSTFEYPSESSVWDSGEDEEEGEEKGEEDDGGIIAGRISIPRASYTSSPTHSNNTTDLSSYTPKHSVEFNAWQEHKLDESAHQGEDTSQSTEEVMLTPADSSSLSDFSSEPALYF; this is encoded by the exons ATGTCGGGCGGGGATCTTCGCGTTCTACGCCAAGAGCCAGGGCAGGAGAGCCCGAGGATGCCGGCCTGGAAACGCGAGATCCTTGAGCGGAGAAAAGCGAAGGGCGGCGGGTCCGGAGCAGGTGCCGAGTCCGTCGCATCTCGACTTAACGGCGAAGTAACGGGCAGCAAAAGCAAGGACGATATTACCAGCCCACATTCTAGCAGGAACTATACCATTACCGCTGCCAAACGCGCGACCAAAAGCCCAGATCTATCACCGGTGAAAACAAAAGAGCACTGGCCATCCGCGGACCCGAGCCGCACGGAGGAGAGAACGGCAAGAGACAACGGAGCGCAGGAGAGCCTGGTATTGCAAGAGAGCTTGGGTCCGCTGCAGGAAAACCCTTTCATTAAACTGGAAAAAGAACGCAAGAAGCGTCAGAGCCAAGACAACACGTCGCGACCTGTACAGCACATCCTCGAGTTATACGGCAGCGTTCCCGGGATACGGACTATACGCGCTGAGAATATCATCATTATTGAATCCGACCCGGAGTACTTTTCGGAAGGATGTGGTTTGAAGCATGCGTCGAAACTGCAGCAGAACGGCACCATGAGCGGATATAGCTCCCTCAACGACCTGTTAGACCGGAGAGGTAGTCCGGTTACGGAGATACGCGCGAAGGAAGTGGTCATTTACGATACTGCGCTTAGTAAAAGCGAGGAGAACCTCAGCACGCTGGGACGACCGGCTTCTGCCCCGCTGGAGGGGCAAGGAAGGGTGAGTCGCATGCTACAAAAATTTGACAGGAATTATGGCAAGTTGCAGCCCAAGTCACGCAGCACAGAAAACCTCCTGGACTTGGATTCCAGTCCTATCAGGCCAAGCTCCAGACCCAAGCCAGATGTGGTGCCAAAATGCCCAGTGTCTCCGCAAGCCGGCTCTCCACACAGCAAGGTCTTCCAAAACGTCCAGTCTTCCATGAGCAATCATCACTCCTCTCCTAGTGACTCAGGGAGTAGTACACCTGTTTCTGGATCCCCTCAGTTAATGTCTTCCACACGCAGACGTTTCGAGGGGAGCGGGGGAAGAAGCGTCACTGTGTATCCCAAGGAGGACACTGAGAGGCCTCTGTCCAAGCCTGTTAGAGAACGGGACTGGGACAGCACAGATGGGGCCTCCAAAGCCAAGGTGCCATGCTCTCCGGAGAGCCACCGTGCCCGTGCCGACTGTACTCCTAGCCCCACATCACCCCCCTTATCACCCAGCTTTGAGATCCGCCCGTCCCCTCGCCCGGATCTTTCTCTCCTTCCACCCGGTGATCTACAGGCCCGTGCACTCGCCAACTTGCGACTTCAGTCTCGCAATTCCTTCACCGTCATTCCCAAGAGTCGTGCAGCCATTTCATCACCTGGCAGCACTGCCCCATCCAGCCCTGTCCTTTCCCCCCCATCCCCACGACCCCTGGTGGGTGTGGCAGCTTCAGAGCCCGCAGTGCCAACCCCCTCGCCTGCTTCTTTCATGCCTTCCACACCAAAGCTTACAGAAAAGGTGACCATAGAAGCCAAAACAGGGTCTCCGCAACATACCCCACCTGCCACACCCACCTCTCCAACCCCAACTTCTCCACCCTCATTTGGCTCACCCGTCAAATCAGTTCCATCTCCAAAGGAACCTCCGGTTGATAAGCTGCCTGTCACAAACATTGATGACATAGTCGTGGAACCCACGTCGCACGCCCTGAGCCCTGCGGTGCAGAGGCGCAAAGGAAATACGTTTACAGTCGTTCCAAAACGGAGGCCCGAGGCCCAGTCTGGCCCTGCTGAGACACCAGAAGTTGTTAGTGAATCTCTGAGCACACCACAGGCCCCTTATGCCAATCTGGGAACCCTGATTAAAAAGCGTTACCCTGCTGCAGAGGAGATAGAGGTCATTGGGGGCTACCTCTCCCTTGGGCGATCCTGCCTCTCGAAGACTGGCTCAACAGGAAAAAAG CTGAAAATATCCTTCAACGAGTCCAGCCTGCAGAGCACTTTCGAATACCCGTCCGAGAGCAGTGTGTGGGACAGCGGAGAGGATGAGGAGGAAGGAGAGGAAAAAGGAGAAGAAGATGATGGAGGGATCATTGCAGGGAGGATAAGCATTCCCCGCGCCAGCTACACCAGCTCTCCCACTCACTCCAACAACACCACGG ATCTTTCCAGTTACACACCCAAACACTCAGTGGAGTTTAACGCCTGGCAAGAACACAAGCTTGATGAGTCTGCTCACCAGGGGGAAGATACCTCACAGAGTACAGAAGAGGTCATG CTGACACCTGCTGATAGCTCCTCTCTATCAGACTTCAGCAGTGAACCAGCCCTCTATTTCTAA